In the Bifidobacterium catenulatum PV20-2 genome, one interval contains:
- a CDS encoding DUF3427 domain-containing protein — protein sequence MSALFPYADKSIQQCDSAFSTLGYSYFTSANRTRFGNTSLVYMHEDGSYVLTPECESMLQHSTFRTFFTDTIEASLFNALSLSREARKRRITPDHGFIYGEKYSLADVMQLCAWKDEQIPQNVGGYKLDTDTNSLPIFIKYEASQYGDRFLNPEEIEWFSKNNRSLQSPEFKWMLDGTEHTSEWKNRHFVPIFIRRKAEEKEKSYYYVGSAIAVDDSHESVNIADDGTQSKVVISTLKLTKPVDPELYRHLTGNAAF from the coding sequence TTGTCTGCGCTGTTCCCTTATGCCGATAAGAGTATTCAGCAGTGTGATTCTGCTTTTTCCACGTTAGGTTATTCGTATTTCACGAGTGCGAATCGTACTCGTTTCGGCAATACTTCCTTGGTTTACATGCATGAGGACGGATCATACGTTTTGACTCCAGAATGCGAATCGATGCTCCAACATTCAACATTCCGCACGTTTTTCACGGACACTATCGAAGCTAGCTTGTTTAATGCTCTTTCACTGTCACGGGAGGCTCGCAAGCGTCGCATTACGCCAGATCATGGGTTCATATATGGCGAAAAATACAGTCTCGCTGACGTCATGCAGCTATGCGCATGGAAGGATGAGCAGATTCCGCAGAATGTGGGCGGATATAAGCTTGACACCGATACTAATTCCTTGCCGATCTTCATTAAATACGAGGCAAGCCAGTATGGCGATCGTTTCCTGAATCCCGAAGAAATTGAATGGTTCAGCAAGAATAATCGTTCTTTGCAATCTCCTGAATTCAAATGGATGCTTGACGGAACGGAACATACGTCAGAATGGAAAAACCGTCATTTTGTTCCCATTTTTATTCGACGCAAGGCCGAGGAAAAGGAGAAATCCTACTATTATGTCGGTTCCGCTATAGCTGTGGATGATTCGCATGAATCAGTGAATATCGCAGATGACGGAACACAATCGAAGGTTGTGATTTCCACACTGAAACTCACGAAACCGGTTGACCCCGAACTCTACCGTCACCTCACCGGCAACGCCGCGTTCTGA
- a CDS encoding DUF6880 family protein translates to MSNEHGRINRLQEVEDLTEYINNGWLHSGEFDGPTFLWNHMIREASQEDAENRNNVPVAQLSDADMVISMPMQWYFDSIAAMVPTAERTDTGVEIPRIDMPTFHLDSQALSGVDAVVGNAIVSTRWLDAVGNLAKAVEMTARFVGNVADRDNEGFDYLKDLIQTVRVYMDAVACNADPMTGEQALNIITQVACNEDFRLNAMQMVELLSCGLSFAQWDDTRMFAYDALNKGIATMSDFASSASTLSNSADDSDSRDMQTDSQPVAQAKTNLGLFEDADSLSAEDLNNLAMLDPALLSEKEIAQAAQNQFDHAVQFLRHDLLRISGDIDEADRFLRDNHTSEPLADAYAARLIAAERWQDLLNFVDLVLRDKPNQVTMMFPEEVVPYEWETIREAALEALGRRDELIAMYQGRLDDTYDPNTALNHLKLQAWQD, encoded by the coding sequence ATGAGCAACGAACACGGTAGGATCAACCGTCTGCAGGAAGTCGAAGATCTCACCGAGTACATCAACAATGGTTGGCTGCATTCCGGCGAATTCGACGGTCCCACGTTCCTATGGAACCATATGATCCGTGAAGCTAGTCAGGAAGACGCCGAAAACCGCAATAATGTGCCCGTAGCACAGCTTTCCGACGCGGACATGGTAATCAGTATGCCCATGCAGTGGTATTTCGATTCCATTGCCGCCATGGTGCCCACAGCCGAACGCACCGATACCGGCGTGGAAATTCCAAGAATCGACATGCCGACTTTCCATCTTGATTCGCAAGCGCTCTCTGGAGTGGACGCGGTGGTCGGCAATGCCATCGTAAGCACACGTTGGCTGGATGCTGTCGGCAATCTCGCCAAGGCAGTGGAAATGACCGCGCGATTCGTTGGCAACGTCGCCGATCGAGACAATGAGGGCTTCGACTATTTGAAAGACCTGATTCAGACCGTGCGCGTGTACATGGACGCCGTGGCCTGCAATGCCGATCCCATGACCGGCGAACAGGCGCTGAATATCATCACACAGGTGGCTTGCAACGAGGATTTTCGTCTTAACGCCATGCAAATGGTTGAACTGCTTTCGTGCGGATTGTCGTTCGCACAGTGGGATGATACGCGCATGTTCGCTTACGATGCGTTGAATAAGGGCATTGCCACGATGAGTGATTTCGCCTCGTCTGCTTCGACGTTGTCAAACTCGGCAGATGATTCCGACAGTCGCGACATGCAAACTGATTCGCAGCCTGTTGCGCAAGCGAAAACCAATTTGGGTTTGTTTGAAGACGCTGATTCCTTATCCGCAGAAGATTTGAATAATCTCGCGATGCTTGATCCTGCTTTGCTTTCAGAAAAGGAGATCGCGCAGGCCGCGCAGAATCAGTTCGATCATGCCGTACAGTTTTTGCGGCATGACTTGCTGCGGATTAGTGGTGACATTGATGAGGCTGATCGTTTCCTGCGTGACAATCATACTTCCGAACCGCTCGCCGATGCGTATGCGGCACGTCTGATTGCTGCCGAACGTTGGCAGGATCTGCTCAATTTTGTCGATCTGGTATTGCGAGACAAACCTAATCAGGTCACGATGATGTTCCCCGAAGAAGTGGTGCCCTACGAGTGGGAGACGATTCGCGAGGCCGCTTTGGAAGCACTAGGACGCCGCGACGAATTGATTGCGATGTATCAGGGACGTTTAGATGACACATATGATCCCAACACCGCACTCAATCATCTGAAACTTCAGGCATGGCAAGACTAA
- a CDS encoding alpha-mannosidase: MFLNIDQQLARCERVIRQRVRPHIHRTIEPLSIEAFDIPGEPMPATDFFVHESKGDVPFRPFAVGSVWGTTWGTTWFRLRGKLPTGYPKSKPLELSIDLGWLDHSVGGHVEGMVYRSDGTVLKALHPRNRWVPFIDADGTCHMAIGNDDMFTVYVEAACNPLILGITTFDETGLGNHATGKPETQYVFRTAELTEYDERFEEYHLDLDAIQGLMKTLLDKESTRYYQLAKALQRSLNIFDEQHPDTVVEAREALSEVLSKPANASALHVSAVGHAHIDSAWLWPVRETRRKVARTVSNVLALMDKYPDFTYAMSSAQQYAWLEQDHPDLFARMLQRIKQGRFIPVGGMWVESDGNLPAGESLIRQIAYGKRYFREHLGAEPHGIWLPDSFGYTGAWPQIARRAGYDWFLTQKISWNDTTKFPHHSFQWEGIDGTRILTHFPPSDTYSACVTAEELMYTEHNFRDKDLSDCALMLFGYGDGGGGPTREMLGRLKRFHDLEGLPKVETSGPDELFDMIRKQIVDEAGEESPIWHGELYLELHRGTLTSQQEMKRGCRNEETWLRAVEYLCAAAAIADSSYMYPTDELDDIWKTLLLNQFHDILPGSAIAWVHREARTDYARDIKRLEMIADSACAVLRCARPDAPVLERARIAEYRVDGNAWRAVPAEPVAGTQVSLTHTATGGVILSNGLVETVIEPDGTVSSLKDVQAGREIVPDGMRFGSYELLKDEPSVWDAWEIERDAFLRYETLASGCIISTETGDDEAYVVVRTKFGQSRIDTTITLRSEAKQLDFAAHVDWHERERFLKVGFPLSVVASIAQYDCQYGLIERPIHRNTPSDEAKYESCTRRFVRFNEPGYSVAIANGSIYGSDVTSIATNGSTGRVNGTMFRLSLLSSPVFPDPKEDIGPHDFQWSVILDASLARTLHAAAELNAPIIGNVPVFDPLVSLETVSGMPIIDWVKLADDGSGDLVIRLYEAAGGHAEAMLHLTESIGDGLIRETDVMEGDGLPEDLPICLESREPMLAQGAHIHLAPFQLATLRISHY; encoded by the coding sequence ATGTTCCTGAACATCGATCAGCAGCTTGCACGATGTGAACGAGTTATTCGACAACGCGTCCGTCCACATATTCATCGCACCATAGAGCCTCTCTCCATTGAAGCCTTTGACATTCCCGGAGAGCCTATGCCTGCGACAGATTTTTTCGTACATGAATCCAAAGGCGATGTGCCATTCCGACCGTTCGCTGTAGGTTCCGTATGGGGAACCACTTGGGGCACCACTTGGTTTCGGCTGAGAGGAAAACTGCCAACGGGATATCCGAAAAGCAAGCCCTTGGAACTGTCTATTGATTTAGGATGGCTTGATCATTCGGTAGGTGGACATGTTGAAGGCATGGTCTATCGGTCAGATGGCACGGTTCTCAAAGCATTGCATCCGCGCAATCGCTGGGTGCCGTTCATTGATGCCGATGGAACGTGTCATATGGCAATCGGGAACGATGACATGTTCACCGTGTATGTTGAAGCGGCCTGCAATCCGCTGATACTCGGTATCACCACTTTCGATGAAACCGGGCTGGGGAATCATGCTACTGGAAAACCTGAGACGCAATATGTATTCCGAACCGCTGAACTAACCGAATACGATGAACGCTTCGAAGAATACCACTTGGATTTAGATGCTATCCAAGGATTGATGAAAACTTTGCTGGATAAGGAATCCACACGCTATTACCAGCTAGCCAAGGCTTTGCAACGTTCTTTGAACATCTTTGATGAACAGCATCCGGATACCGTTGTCGAAGCACGTGAAGCGTTGTCTGAAGTGCTGTCTAAGCCGGCTAACGCTTCTGCTTTGCACGTCAGTGCGGTCGGACATGCTCATATCGATTCCGCATGGTTGTGGCCGGTGCGTGAGACCCGCCGCAAAGTGGCACGCACCGTATCGAATGTGCTCGCATTGATGGATAAGTATCCTGATTTCACATACGCGATGAGTTCGGCGCAACAGTACGCCTGGCTTGAACAGGACCATCCGGACCTATTCGCCCGCATGCTGCAACGTATTAAACAGGGACGGTTCATTCCCGTGGGCGGCATGTGGGTTGAGTCTGATGGCAATCTCCCAGCCGGAGAATCGTTGATTCGCCAGATTGCCTATGGCAAACGGTATTTCCGTGAACATCTGGGAGCTGAGCCACATGGCATCTGGTTGCCAGATAGTTTCGGTTATACGGGTGCATGGCCTCAGATCGCGCGAAGGGCCGGATACGACTGGTTTCTTACGCAGAAAATTTCATGGAACGATACTACTAAGTTTCCACACCACTCCTTCCAATGGGAGGGCATCGACGGTACGCGTATCCTTACGCATTTTCCGCCTTCTGATACTTATTCGGCTTGTGTAACTGCGGAAGAACTTATGTATACGGAACACAATTTCCGTGATAAGGATCTTTCCGATTGCGCCCTTATGTTGTTCGGTTATGGTGATGGCGGCGGCGGTCCCACGCGTGAGATGCTGGGCCGTCTGAAACGCTTTCATGATCTTGAAGGTTTACCTAAAGTCGAAACCAGTGGGCCTGACGAACTTTTCGATATGATACGCAAGCAGATTGTAGACGAGGCAGGTGAAGAAAGTCCAATATGGCATGGTGAGCTTTATCTGGAGCTGCATCGAGGCACGCTTACCTCCCAGCAAGAGATGAAGCGCGGATGTCGTAACGAGGAAACGTGGCTACGGGCGGTGGAGTATTTGTGCGCCGCCGCGGCCATTGCCGACTCATCCTACATGTATCCAACCGACGAACTTGACGATATTTGGAAAACGCTGCTGCTCAACCAGTTCCATGACATCCTTCCCGGTTCCGCAATCGCATGGGTGCATCGTGAAGCCCGTACGGATTATGCGCGTGATATCAAACGACTTGAAATGATTGCTGATTCGGCATGTGCGGTACTGCGTTGCGCCAGACCGGACGCTCCTGTGCTGGAACGTGCGCGAATCGCAGAATATCGGGTCGATGGCAACGCATGGAGAGCGGTTCCCGCCGAACCTGTGGCTGGTACGCAAGTTTCGTTGACCCATACCGCTACAGGAGGTGTCATCCTGTCCAATGGTCTTGTCGAGACCGTCATCGAGCCTGACGGCACCGTTTCATCTTTGAAGGATGTTCAGGCTGGCCGTGAGATCGTCCCCGATGGCATGAGGTTTGGCTCTTACGAATTGCTGAAAGACGAGCCGTCCGTTTGGGATGCTTGGGAGATTGAGCGCGATGCGTTTCTTCGTTATGAAACTTTGGCGAGTGGCTGCATCATTTCCACGGAAACAGGGGATGATGAGGCCTATGTGGTTGTGCGCACCAAATTTGGTCAGAGCCGTATCGACACTACGATAACGTTGCGTAGTGAAGCCAAACAGCTTGATTTTGCCGCTCACGTCGACTGGCACGAGCGGGAGCGTTTCCTCAAAGTCGGTTTTCCGTTGTCTGTTGTTGCGTCCATCGCGCAGTACGATTGCCAATATGGTCTGATTGAGCGGCCGATACATCGCAACACTCCTTCCGACGAAGCGAAATACGAAAGCTGCACGCGTCGTTTTGTACGTTTTAACGAGCCGGGCTATTCCGTAGCGATTGCCAACGGTTCCATATATGGTTCCGATGTGACGTCCATCGCCACGAATGGATCTACCGGTCGTGTGAACGGTACGATGTTCCGACTGTCGTTACTATCCTCACCGGTGTTTCCGGATCCAAAAGAGGATATCGGACCGCATGATTTTCAATGGTCCGTCATACTTGACGCGAGTCTGGCCCGTACCCTTCACGCAGCAGCGGAGCTTAATGCGCCGATAATTGGCAATGTTCCTGTATTCGATCCTTTAGTATCTTTGGAAACCGTGTCTGGCATGCCAATCATCGATTGGGTGAAATTGGCTGATGATGGTTCGGGAGATCTTGTAATACGACTGTATGAGGCCGCGGGAGGCCATGCCGAAGCCATGTTGCATCTGACGGAATCGATTGGTGACGGCCTGATAAGAGAAACCGACGTTATGGAAGGCGACGGATTGCCCGAGGATTTGCCGATTTGTCTCGAATCCCGCGAACCGATGCTTGCCCAAGGCGCCCATATTCATCTCGCCCCGTTCCAGTTGGCCACGCTGCGTATCTCGCACTACTGA
- a CDS encoding DNA polymerase III subunit epsilon codes for MQSMNEAKTGRSWLTEAKQDINQWSASMPKNADNQLIDWQWIASLDLEHGIGAAQNQSIDLIAVLNAADTALLPTPETTDFMQDSALSAQQLHNLLKKDLTVRDRLESIIAQCNTAFMTDFDRLIASYRLPRALAYANRRLCDEIAMLRRIGVATGLWTIAEERRERVTVPVLQPVAGADNRVNLDDIQDRTAQIVNGRAERRAAEREQKRASEYAMSRANLSGVTSPGGSRVFDYGALDSAGTGAGGSFGSFGSSADSAEAAQARRLADYKKSDWRDAYLPGRDLDTVMGIDIETTGTDPARVYIIDAGFEFMNMISPRPSGEPLGYCYEQGYYEAGDAYGQARLSFGVPAQNALLGNPLILDLTGIDVRDRAGTDFRLFDEWPEAQVGLLQRLEQQPYVAHNARFEHSFFMLNVAGYAESYRAGNITIIDTLPMSRRWDEGSIPDDEHPYGNNTLDAYAKRQGALDASQSERHLGLEDTHIMLVAMKHHLGVLHAEGRGPWSAAGRPGNGGKRCGKRW; via the coding sequence ATGCAAAGTATGAACGAAGCAAAGACGGGCCGTTCCTGGCTTACTGAAGCCAAGCAAGACATCAACCAATGGTCGGCATCGATGCCGAAAAACGCCGACAACCAGCTTATCGACTGGCAGTGGATCGCATCCCTCGACTTGGAACACGGCATTGGAGCCGCACAAAACCAAAGCATCGACCTGATTGCCGTATTGAACGCCGCCGATACCGCGCTTTTGCCGACTCCGGAGACAACGGATTTCATGCAGGATTCGGCATTATCCGCCCAACAGCTGCATAATCTGCTGAAAAAGGATCTGACGGTACGCGACCGTCTCGAATCCATCATCGCGCAATGCAACACCGCTTTCATGACGGATTTCGATCGTTTGATCGCTTCTTACCGTTTGCCTCGCGCGCTCGCATATGCGAACCGTCGGTTGTGTGACGAAATCGCCATGTTGCGTCGAATTGGCGTTGCGACGGGCTTGTGGACTATTGCCGAAGAACGCCGGGAACGAGTGACGGTGCCCGTGCTGCAGCCTGTTGCCGGAGCGGACAACCGTGTGAACCTCGACGATATTCAGGATCGCACCGCACAGATCGTCAATGGTCGTGCCGAACGTCGTGCCGCAGAACGTGAGCAGAAACGTGCCAGCGAGTACGCCATGTCGCGCGCGAACTTGAGCGGGGTGACGAGTCCGGGAGGTTCGCGTGTGTTCGATTATGGGGCCCTTGACTCTGCTGGCACGGGTGCAGGCGGTTCTTTTGGCTCTTTTGGAAGTTCCGCTGACTCGGCGGAGGCTGCGCAAGCTCGACGTTTGGCGGATTACAAAAAGTCGGATTGGCGTGATGCCTACCTCCCTGGCCGTGACCTCGACACGGTGATGGGCATTGATATTGAAACCACAGGCACGGATCCGGCTCGCGTGTACATCATCGACGCCGGGTTCGAATTCATGAACATGATTTCGCCGCGTCCGTCCGGCGAACCCTTGGGCTACTGCTACGAACAGGGCTATTACGAGGCCGGCGACGCGTACGGACAGGCGCGTCTTTCCTTCGGAGTTCCTGCACAGAACGCGCTGCTCGGCAACCCTTTGATCCTCGACCTTACCGGTATCGACGTGCGCGATCGTGCCGGCACGGACTTCCGTTTGTTTGACGAATGGCCCGAAGCGCAGGTCGGATTGCTGCAACGGCTTGAACAGCAGCCGTACGTTGCACACAACGCCCGGTTCGAGCACAGCTTTTTCATGTTGAATGTCGCCGGATATGCGGAAAGCTATCGTGCCGGCAATATTACGATCATTGACACGTTGCCGATGAGCCGTCGTTGGGATGAGGGGTCGATTCCCGATGATGAGCATCCGTATGGCAATAACACGTTGGATGCGTATGCCAAACGTCAGGGTGCGTTGGACGCTTCCCAAAGTGAACGGCATCTAGGCTTGGAAGATACGCACATCATGCTGGTCGCCATGAAGCATCATCTTGGTGTGCTGCATGCCGAGGGGCGCGGCCCCTGGAGCGCAGCTGGCAGACCCGGCAATGGCGGCAAACGGTGTGGCAAGCGTTGGTAG
- a CDS encoding peptide deformylase has product MFGRNSKVNLELNREVEKLIKTGGKEQLLPIVQAGEPVLRQQTAAYEGQLSRKTLDKLIETMRVTMIEAPGVGLAATQIGLGLALAVVEDHVRDDDDDDPREAAEFPFHVIINPSYEPIGTETRSFYEGCLSFDGYQAVRKRWLDITARWQDEDGKQHEEHLHGWPARIFQHETDHLSGELYIDKAEIRSLATNENLEDFWCDDPVPNEAAAELGFEL; this is encoded by the coding sequence ATGTTTGGACGCAATTCGAAAGTCAACCTCGAACTCAACCGCGAGGTTGAAAAACTCATAAAAACCGGCGGCAAGGAACAACTGCTCCCCATCGTGCAAGCAGGCGAACCGGTACTGCGCCAGCAGACCGCGGCCTACGAAGGCCAGCTGAGCCGCAAAACGCTCGACAAACTCATCGAAACCATGCGCGTCACCATGATCGAAGCGCCGGGTGTGGGCCTCGCCGCAACCCAGATCGGTCTTGGACTGGCCCTCGCCGTGGTGGAAGACCATGTGCGTGACGACGATGACGATGATCCGCGTGAAGCGGCCGAATTCCCGTTCCATGTCATCATCAACCCCAGCTATGAGCCGATCGGCACCGAAACCCGCAGCTTCTACGAAGGCTGTCTGAGCTTCGACGGCTATCAGGCGGTACGCAAGCGCTGGCTTGACATCACCGCCCGCTGGCAAGATGAAGACGGCAAACAGCATGAGGAGCATCTGCATGGTTGGCCAGCCCGCATCTTCCAGCACGAAACCGACCATTTAAGCGGCGAACTGTATATCGACAAGGCGGAAATCCGCAGCCTCGCCACCAACGAGAATCTTGAGGATTTCTGGTGCGACGATCCGGTTCCTAACGAAGCCGCAGCCGAACTCGGATTCGAACTGTAA
- the glmM gene encoding phosphoglucosamine mutase, with amino-acid sequence MPRMFGTDGVRGLANRALTAQLALDLGDAAVRVLGDDEGKSEFDGRRRALVGRDTRVSGDFLAAALSAGMSAGGFDVIDAGIIPTPGVAYLTSVLNVEMGAVISASHNPMPDNGIKFFARGGFKLPDTKEDEIESVLGQDWERPTGAGVGRISHDTATATNLYIDHLVSTIAPIGPDKSQPTPLKGLKVVADCANGATSVVAPEALRRAGADVIVINASPDGYNINKNAGSTHPEQLQAMVKASGADLGVAFDGDADRCLAVDEDGTMVNGDQIMGILARAKKNAGKLNHDTLVVTVMSNLGLKLALRSMGIKTVQTGVGDRYVLEEMLRGDYSLGGEQSGHVINREFATTGDGTLTALTLCNEVVNSGKSLKELASDFPQLPQTLINVPNVDKLAAKTNAKVQAAVEREEKMLGDTGRVLLRPSGTEPLVRVMAEAETQQQADEVCDRLAKVVAEELAL; translated from the coding sequence AATAGGGCTTTGACCGCACAGCTTGCGTTGGATTTGGGCGATGCTGCAGTGCGTGTGCTTGGTGATGACGAAGGCAAAAGCGAATTCGACGGTCGTCGCCGTGCACTGGTCGGCCGTGATACTCGCGTTTCCGGCGATTTTCTTGCGGCAGCACTGTCCGCAGGCATGTCCGCAGGCGGATTCGACGTGATCGACGCGGGCATTATTCCGACTCCGGGTGTCGCATACCTGACTTCCGTGCTGAACGTGGAAATGGGTGCCGTGATTTCCGCATCCCACAATCCCATGCCCGACAACGGCATCAAATTCTTCGCACGTGGCGGATTCAAACTGCCTGACACCAAAGAAGACGAAATCGAAAGCGTGCTCGGCCAGGATTGGGAACGCCCGACCGGTGCCGGCGTGGGCCGCATCAGCCACGACACGGCAACCGCAACCAACCTGTATATCGACCATCTGGTGTCCACCATCGCTCCCATCGGACCCGACAAGTCCCAGCCGACACCGCTGAAAGGATTGAAAGTCGTGGCCGACTGCGCCAACGGCGCCACCTCCGTGGTCGCGCCGGAAGCGTTGCGCCGCGCCGGAGCAGACGTGATCGTAATCAACGCTTCGCCAGATGGCTACAACATCAACAAGAACGCCGGATCCACACACCCCGAACAGCTGCAGGCCATGGTCAAGGCTTCCGGCGCCGATCTGGGTGTGGCCTTCGACGGTGACGCCGACCGTTGCCTCGCCGTGGACGAAGACGGCACCATGGTCAACGGCGATCAAATCATGGGCATTCTCGCACGCGCCAAGAAGAACGCGGGCAAGCTCAACCATGACACCCTCGTGGTAACCGTGATGAGCAACCTCGGCCTGAAACTCGCCCTGCGTTCCATGGGCATCAAAACCGTGCAAACCGGCGTGGGCGACCGTTACGTGCTTGAGGAAATGCTGCGCGGCGACTATTCGCTCGGCGGCGAACAGTCCGGACACGTGATCAACCGCGAATTCGCCACCACCGGCGACGGCACCCTCACAGCATTGACCCTATGCAACGAAGTGGTCAACTCCGGCAAAAGCCTCAAAGAACTCGCATCCGACTTCCCGCAACTGCCGCAAACCCTCATCAACGTGCCGAACGTCGACAAGCTCGCGGCTAAAACCAATGCCAAAGTGCAGGCGGCCGTCGAACGCGAAGAGAAAATGCTCGGTGACACCGGCCGCGTGCTATTGCGCCCGTCCGGCACCGAACCGCTCGTGCGCGTTATGGCCGAAGCGGAAACCCAACAGCAGGCCGACGAGGTCTGCGACCGTCTCGCCAAAGTCGTAGCCGAAGAACTCGCCCTGTAA